The following proteins come from a genomic window of Achromobacter sp. AONIH1:
- a CDS encoding SDR family NAD(P)-dependent oxidoreductase has product MKIELNGKKALVTGSSGGIGQAIAQGLAEAGAEVVLHGRDAGKLARAAQEIAARVPGARLGTVQADLATADGAASICAAHPDVDILVNNAGYFAPKSFTEITDDDWQYMLDVNVMSGVRLSRYYLPRLLAANWGRIVFLSSESALQIPAEMIHYGVSKTALLGVSRGLAELTAGTGVTVNAVLPGPTRSEGVASFFAELAQAQGVPQAQMERDFIAQNRPSSLLRRLATVEEVANMVVYACSTQASATNGAALRVDGGVVRSIA; this is encoded by the coding sequence ATGAAAATCGAACTGAACGGCAAGAAGGCGCTCGTCACCGGCTCATCCGGCGGCATCGGACAGGCCATCGCCCAAGGGCTGGCCGAGGCCGGCGCCGAGGTGGTGCTGCACGGCCGCGACGCCGGCAAGCTGGCGCGCGCCGCGCAGGAGATCGCCGCGCGCGTGCCCGGCGCGCGCCTGGGCACCGTGCAGGCAGACCTGGCCACCGCCGACGGCGCCGCCTCGATCTGCGCCGCGCATCCGGACGTGGACATCCTGGTGAACAACGCCGGCTACTTCGCGCCCAAGTCCTTCACCGAAATCACCGACGACGACTGGCAGTACATGCTGGACGTCAACGTCATGAGCGGCGTGCGCCTGTCGCGCTACTACCTGCCGCGCCTGCTGGCGGCCAACTGGGGGCGCATCGTCTTCCTGTCCAGCGAATCGGCGCTGCAGATTCCCGCGGAAATGATCCACTACGGCGTCAGCAAGACGGCGCTGCTCGGCGTATCGCGCGGATTGGCCGAACTGACAGCCGGCACCGGCGTGACCGTCAACGCCGTGCTGCCCGGTCCGACGCGCTCGGAAGGCGTGGCGTCCTTCTTCGCCGAGCTGGCGCAAGCGCAGGGCGTGCCGCAGGCGCAGATGGAGCGCGACTTCATCGCCCAGAACCGCCCCAGCTCGCTGCTGCGCCGGCTGGCCACGGTGGAGGAAGTGGCCAACATGGTGGTGTACGCCTGCTCGACCCAGGCCTCGGCCACCAACGGCGCGGCGCTGCGCGTGGACGGCGGCGTGGTCCGCTCGATCGCCTGA